A genomic window from Streptomyces sp. HUAS YS2 includes:
- a CDS encoding amidase, translated as MTTVEYTGLTAQARQLADGTVTSTALVQAALDRIEAAQPTLNAFRVLRPEAALAEAAEADARLAKGERAPLLGVPVAVKDDTDVAGLPTAFGCAGDIPPADRDGEAVRRLRAAGAVIVGKTNSCELGQWPFTEGHAFGATRNPWNPDHTPGGSSGGSAAAVAAGLVPAALGSDGAGSIRIPAAWTHLVGIKPQRGRVSVHPYNDCFHGLTVNGPLARTVADAALLLDAVAGAHPGERHRPAPVDASAAVGRDPGRLRIALAWRPPFTATANPLHPGVRRAVADLGDTLARLGHTVDEARPRYGLIGLSFLPRATAGIAEYADRHPEPGVLDPRTREAARTGHRLGGRILRAARSREASQHRRIGAIFDTYDVLLAPTTAVPPPRIGTFDAMPGWRTDLAIASACPYAWPWNVLGWPGVNVPAGFTADGLPVGAQLLGPAGSEPLLISLAAQLEDDLRWFEHRPPGPAGPTEAR; from the coding sequence GTGACCACGGTCGAGTACACCGGACTGACCGCACAGGCACGGCAGTTGGCCGATGGCACGGTCACCTCGACCGCCCTCGTGCAGGCCGCGCTCGACCGGATCGAGGCCGCACAGCCCACCCTCAACGCCTTCCGCGTGCTGCGGCCCGAGGCCGCCCTCGCCGAGGCGGCAGAGGCCGACGCGCGGCTCGCGAAGGGGGAGCGGGCGCCGCTGCTCGGCGTTCCGGTCGCGGTCAAGGACGACACCGACGTCGCCGGGCTGCCCACCGCCTTCGGCTGCGCAGGGGACATCCCCCCGGCGGACCGCGACGGCGAGGCCGTGCGACGGCTGCGCGCCGCCGGGGCGGTGATCGTCGGCAAGACCAACTCCTGCGAGCTCGGGCAGTGGCCGTTCACCGAGGGCCACGCCTTCGGCGCCACCCGCAACCCGTGGAACCCCGACCACACGCCCGGCGGCTCCTCCGGCGGCTCGGCCGCGGCCGTCGCCGCCGGGCTCGTGCCCGCGGCGCTCGGCTCCGACGGCGCCGGGTCCATCCGCATCCCGGCCGCCTGGACCCACCTCGTCGGGATCAAGCCGCAGCGCGGCCGGGTCTCCGTCCACCCCTACAACGACTGCTTCCACGGCCTCACCGTCAACGGCCCGCTCGCCCGCACCGTCGCCGACGCGGCCCTGCTGCTCGACGCGGTCGCCGGAGCGCACCCCGGCGAGCGGCACCGGCCCGCGCCCGTGGACGCCTCCGCCGCCGTGGGCCGCGACCCCGGCCGGCTGCGCATCGCGCTCGCCTGGCGCCCGCCGTTCACCGCCACCGCCAACCCGCTGCACCCCGGCGTCCGGCGGGCCGTCGCGGACCTCGGGGACACGCTCGCCCGGCTCGGCCACACCGTCGACGAGGCCCGGCCCCGGTACGGCCTGATCGGACTGAGCTTCCTGCCCCGGGCCACCGCGGGCATCGCCGAGTACGCCGATCGGCACCCCGAGCCCGGGGTGCTCGACCCGCGCACCCGGGAGGCCGCCCGCACCGGCCACCGGCTCGGCGGCCGGATCCTGCGTGCCGCCCGCTCCCGCGAGGCGAGCCAGCACCGCAGGATCGGCGCGATCTTCGACACGTACGACGTTCTCCTCGCCCCGACGACCGCCGTGCCGCCGCCGCGGATCGGGACCTTCGACGCGATGCCCGGCTGGCGCACCGATCTCGCGATCGCCTCCGCCTGCCCGTACGCCTGGCCGTGGAACGTGCTCGGCTGGCCGGGTGTCAACGTCCCGGCCGGCTTCACGGCCGACGGGCTGCCGGTCGGCGCGCAGCTGCTCGGCCCGGCGGGCAGCGAGCCGCTGCTCATCTCGCTCGCCGCGCAACTCGAGGACGACCTGAGGTGGTTCGAGCACCGGCCGCCCGGGCCGGCGGGGCCGACGGAGGCGCGCTGA
- a CDS encoding NCS1 family nucleobase:cation symporter-1, protein MTATTPVGRSATIDGRVELPPGTAPADGPFVNEDLLPVPVDRRRWTTYNFAALWVGMAHNIPSWLLASGLVALGMDWKQAVLTIALANVIVLLPMLLTGHAGPKYGIPFPVLARASFGLRGANLPALIRAGVACAWFGIQTWIGGQGIFVLLGKIFGGWADASAVGGQPWTLWLCFVLFWALELAIIYRGMEALRRFENWAAPFVIVGALVLLIWIAAEAGGLGPLLDQPSKLGWGAEFWTVFFPSLMGMIAFWSTLSLNIPDFTRFGAGQRAQVWGQTLGLPTTMTLFALLSVLVTSGSQAVYGAPVWDPVALAAKTDNVFGLLFALVTVLVATISVNIAANVVSPAYDLANLAPRFVDFRTGALITGVVGVLIMPWKLTETPELYIFTWLGLVGGLLGTVAGILIADYWLVRRTVLDLADLYRPGGRYWYSGGWNPAAVLAFLVGGVLAVGGSHSAPGKGPFPEDGMIPFLKPLADYGWAVGLAAALALYTLLMRAKARADNEVTLQ, encoded by the coding sequence ATGACCGCAACCACGCCCGTGGGAAGATCCGCGACAATCGACGGCCGTGTCGAGCTTCCGCCCGGCACGGCCCCGGCCGACGGGCCGTTCGTCAACGAGGACCTGCTCCCCGTCCCCGTCGACCGCCGCCGCTGGACCACGTACAACTTCGCCGCGCTGTGGGTCGGCATGGCCCACAACATCCCGTCCTGGCTGCTCGCCTCCGGGCTCGTCGCGCTCGGCATGGACTGGAAGCAGGCGGTCCTCACCATCGCCCTCGCCAATGTCATCGTGCTGCTGCCGATGCTGCTGACGGGGCACGCCGGACCCAAGTACGGCATCCCCTTCCCGGTCCTCGCCCGCGCCTCCTTCGGGCTGCGCGGGGCCAACCTGCCCGCGCTGATCCGGGCCGGGGTGGCCTGCGCCTGGTTCGGCATCCAGACCTGGATCGGCGGCCAGGGCATCTTCGTGCTGCTCGGCAAGATCTTCGGCGGCTGGGCCGACGCGAGCGCCGTCGGTGGCCAGCCCTGGACGCTGTGGCTCTGCTTCGTGCTCTTCTGGGCGCTCGAGCTCGCCATCATCTACCGGGGGATGGAGGCGCTGCGACGCTTCGAGAACTGGGCCGCGCCGTTCGTCATCGTCGGCGCGCTGGTGCTGCTGATCTGGATCGCCGCCGAGGCCGGCGGTCTCGGGCCGCTCCTCGACCAGCCGTCGAAGCTGGGCTGGGGCGCGGAGTTCTGGACGGTGTTCTTCCCGTCCCTGATGGGCATGATCGCGTTCTGGTCGACGCTCTCGCTCAACATCCCCGACTTCACCCGCTTCGGCGCCGGGCAGCGCGCGCAGGTGTGGGGCCAGACCCTCGGACTGCCCACCACCATGACGCTGTTCGCCCTGCTCTCCGTGCTCGTGACCTCCGGCTCGCAGGCGGTGTACGGCGCACCCGTCTGGGACCCGGTGGCGCTGGCGGCGAAGACCGACAACGTGTTCGGGCTGCTGTTCGCGCTGGTGACGGTGCTCGTCGCGACGATCTCGGTGAACATCGCGGCGAACGTGGTCTCGCCCGCGTACGACCTCGCCAACCTCGCCCCACGGTTCGTCGACTTCCGTACCGGCGCGCTGATCACGGGCGTGGTCGGTGTGCTGATCATGCCGTGGAAGCTGACCGAGACGCCCGAGCTGTACATCTTCACCTGGCTCGGTCTGGTCGGCGGGCTGCTCGGCACCGTCGCCGGCATCCTCATCGCGGACTACTGGCTCGTCCGCCGCACGGTCCTCGACCTGGCCGACCTGTACCGGCCGGGCGGACGGTACTGGTACTCCGGAGGCTGGAACCCGGCGGCGGTGCTCGCCTTCCTGGTCGGCGGCGTGCTCGCCGTGGGCGGTTCGCACTCGGCGCCGGGGAAGGGGCCGTTCCCGGAGGACGGGATGATCCCGTTCCTGAAGCCCCTCGCCGACTACGGCTGGGCAGTCGGGCTCGCGGCGGCGCTGGCGCTGTACACGCTGCTCATGCGGGCGAAGGCAAGGGCTGACAACGAGGTTACGCTCCAGTAG
- a CDS encoding TIGR03842 family LLM class F420-dependent oxidoreductase: protein MDFGLVLQTDPPASEVVGLMRRAERNGFRYGWTFDSAVLWQEPFVIYSRILEHTTKLHVGPMVTNPGTRTWEVTASTFATLNDMYGNRTVCGIGRGDSAMRVAGRKPNTLARLGEAIDVIRDLAEGREALVDGNPVRIPWVGGGKLPVWMAAYGPKALALAGQKADGFILQLADPFLTEWMVKAVRQAATDAGRDPDALTICVAAPAYVGDDLGHARDQCRWFGGMVGNHVADLVAKYGEHSSMVPDELTTYIKDRHGYDYSHHGRAGNPSTDFVPDEIVERFCLLGPAEAHIEKLRHLKTLGVDQFAVYAMHDAKESTIDAYGDEIIPAINS from the coding sequence GTGGACTTCGGACTCGTCCTGCAGACCGACCCGCCCGCCTCCGAGGTCGTCGGACTGATGCGTCGCGCGGAGCGCAACGGCTTCCGCTACGGCTGGACCTTCGACTCCGCCGTGCTCTGGCAGGAACCCTTCGTCATCTACAGCCGGATCCTGGAGCACACCACCAAGCTGCACGTCGGCCCGATGGTGACCAACCCGGGGACGCGGACCTGGGAGGTCACCGCCTCCACCTTCGCCACCCTCAACGACATGTACGGCAACCGGACCGTCTGCGGCATCGGCCGCGGCGACTCCGCGATGCGGGTGGCCGGCCGCAAGCCCAACACCCTGGCCCGGCTGGGCGAGGCCATCGACGTCATCCGCGACCTCGCCGAGGGCCGCGAGGCGCTCGTCGACGGCAATCCGGTCCGCATCCCGTGGGTGGGCGGGGGGAAGCTGCCCGTCTGGATGGCGGCGTACGGGCCGAAGGCCCTCGCCCTCGCCGGGCAGAAGGCGGACGGCTTCATCCTCCAGCTCGCCGACCCGTTCCTCACCGAGTGGATGGTCAAGGCGGTCCGGCAGGCGGCCACGGACGCCGGCCGCGACCCCGACGCCCTCACGATCTGCGTCGCCGCCCCCGCCTACGTCGGCGACGACCTGGGGCACGCCCGCGACCAGTGCCGCTGGTTCGGCGGCATGGTCGGCAACCACGTCGCCGACCTGGTCGCCAAGTACGGCGAGCACTCGTCCATGGTCCCGGACGAACTCACCACGTACATCAAGGACCGGCACGGCTACGACTACAGCCACCACGGAAGGGCCGGGAACCCGTCCACCGACTTCGTCCCCGACGAGATCGTGGAGCGCTTCTGCCTGCTGGGCCCTGCGGAGGCGCACATCGAGAAGCTGCGCCATCTGAAGACGCTGGGCGTCGACCAGTTCGCCGTGTACGCCATGCACGACGCCAAGGAGTCGACGATCGACGCGTACGGCGACGAGATCATCCCCGCGATCAACTCCTGA
- the hydA gene encoding dihydropyrimidinase has product MSTRTLVRGGLVITAADELHADVLIEDGRIAALAAHGSDIAAGWTAEKIIDATDRYVIPGGVDAHTHMELPFGGTFASDTFETGTRAAAWGGTTTIVDFAVQTVGHSLREGLDAWYAKADGNCAIDYGFHMILSDVNESTLKEMDHLVGEGITSFKLFMAYPGVFYSDDGQILRAMQRSAVNGGLIMMHAENGIAIDVLVEQALARGETDPRYHGEVRKVLLEAEATHRAIQLARVAGAPLYVVHVSADEAVQELAAARDKGLPVFGETCPQYLFLSTDNLAEPGFEGAKYVCSTPLRPREHQAALWRGLRTNDLQVVSTDHCPFCFVGQKDLGRGDFSKIPNGLPGVENRMDLLHQAVVDGHISRRRWIEIACATPARMFGLYPKKGTIAPGADADVVIYDPHARQTLSAATHHMNVDYSAYEGRTVTGRVETVLSRGEPVIDQREFTGRAGHGAFTPRATCQYLN; this is encoded by the coding sequence GTGAGCACCCGTACCCTCGTCCGCGGCGGCCTGGTGATCACGGCCGCAGACGAACTCCACGCCGACGTCCTCATCGAGGACGGCCGGATCGCCGCCCTCGCCGCGCACGGCTCGGACATCGCCGCCGGCTGGACCGCCGAGAAGATCATCGATGCCACCGACCGGTACGTCATCCCGGGCGGCGTCGACGCCCACACCCACATGGAGCTGCCGTTCGGCGGCACCTTCGCCTCCGACACCTTCGAGACCGGGACCCGGGCCGCCGCCTGGGGCGGCACCACCACCATCGTGGACTTCGCCGTCCAGACCGTCGGCCACTCGCTGCGCGAGGGACTCGACGCCTGGTACGCCAAGGCCGACGGCAACTGCGCCATCGACTACGGCTTCCACATGATCCTCTCCGACGTCAACGAGTCCACGCTCAAGGAGATGGACCACCTCGTCGGCGAGGGCATCACGTCCTTCAAGCTGTTCATGGCCTACCCCGGCGTCTTCTACAGCGACGACGGGCAGATCCTGCGCGCCATGCAGCGCTCCGCCGTCAACGGCGGGCTGATCATGATGCACGCGGAGAACGGCATCGCCATCGACGTCCTCGTCGAACAGGCCCTGGCCCGCGGCGAGACCGACCCCCGGTACCACGGCGAGGTCCGCAAGGTCCTGCTCGAGGCCGAGGCCACGCACCGTGCCATCCAGCTCGCCCGGGTCGCCGGCGCGCCCCTGTACGTCGTGCACGTCTCCGCCGACGAGGCCGTCCAGGAACTGGCCGCCGCGCGCGACAAGGGGCTGCCCGTCTTCGGTGAGACCTGCCCGCAGTACCTCTTCCTCTCCACCGACAACCTGGCCGAGCCGGGCTTCGAGGGGGCCAAGTACGTGTGCTCGACCCCGCTGCGTCCGCGCGAGCACCAGGCGGCGCTCTGGCGGGGGCTGCGCACCAACGACCTCCAAGTGGTCTCCACCGACCACTGCCCGTTCTGCTTCGTCGGGCAGAAGGACCTCGGCCGCGGCGACTTCTCGAAGATCCCCAACGGGCTGCCGGGCGTCGAGAACCGCATGGACCTGCTCCACCAGGCCGTCGTCGACGGGCACATCAGCCGCCGCCGCTGGATCGAGATCGCCTGCGCGACCCCGGCCCGGATGTTCGGCCTGTACCCCAAGAAGGGCACGATCGCGCCCGGCGCCGACGCCGACGTCGTCATCTACGACCCGCACGCCCGCCAGACGCTCTCGGCCGCGACCCACCACATGAACGTCGACTACTCCGCGTACGAGGGCCGGACCGTCACCGGCCGGGTGGAGACCGTCCTCTCCCGCGGCGAACCCGTCATCGACCAGCGGGAGTTCACCGGCCGCGCCGGACACGGCGCGTTCACCCCGCGAGCCACCTGCCAGTACCTGAACTGA
- a CDS encoding aspartate aminotransferase family protein, with protein MNSLHDRHKAVIPDWVALYYQDPIEITHGEGRYVWDADGNRYLDFFGGILTTMTAHALPEVAKAVAEQAGRIIHSSTLYLNRPMVELAERIADLSGIPDARVFFTTSGTEANDTALLLATAYRGSNQILAMRNSYHGRSFSTVGITGNRAWSPTGLSPLQTLYVHGGVRTRGPFAQYTDERFIDACVADLEDLLGHTRDVAALIAEPIQGVGGFTSPPDGMYAAFRRVLDRHGILWISDEVQTGWGRTGDHFWGWQAHGEAGPPDLLTFAKGIGNGMSVGGVVGRAEIMNCLDANSISTFGGSPVTMAAGLANLAYLQEHDLQSNARRVGRLLIERLRAAAADVDCVREVRGRGLMIGIELTRPGTDRPNPEAASAVLEAAREAGLLIGKGGGHHTTALRIAPPLSLTAAEAEEGAAILQQALRAARNKGA; from the coding sequence GTGAACAGTCTCCACGACCGGCACAAGGCAGTCATCCCCGACTGGGTCGCGCTCTACTACCAGGACCCCATCGAGATCACCCACGGCGAGGGCCGGTACGTCTGGGACGCCGACGGCAACCGCTACCTCGACTTCTTCGGCGGCATCCTCACCACGATGACCGCCCACGCCCTGCCCGAGGTCGCCAAGGCCGTCGCGGAACAGGCCGGGCGGATCATCCACTCCTCCACGCTCTACCTCAACCGCCCGATGGTGGAGCTGGCCGAGCGGATCGCGGACCTGTCCGGGATCCCCGACGCCCGGGTCTTCTTCACCACCTCGGGCACCGAGGCCAACGACACGGCCCTGCTCCTGGCCACCGCGTACCGCGGGTCGAACCAGATCCTGGCGATGCGCAACAGCTACCACGGGCGCTCCTTCTCCACCGTCGGCATCACCGGCAACCGCGCCTGGTCCCCGACCGGCCTCTCCCCGCTGCAGACCCTGTACGTGCACGGCGGCGTCCGCACCCGCGGCCCCTTCGCGCAGTACACCGACGAGCGGTTCATCGACGCCTGCGTCGCCGACCTGGAGGACCTGCTCGGGCACACCCGCGACGTGGCCGCCCTGATCGCCGAGCCGATCCAGGGCGTCGGCGGCTTCACCTCCCCGCCGGACGGCATGTACGCCGCCTTCCGCCGGGTACTCGACCGGCACGGCATCCTGTGGATCTCCGACGAGGTGCAGACCGGCTGGGGCCGCACCGGCGACCACTTCTGGGGCTGGCAGGCCCACGGCGAGGCCGGCCCGCCGGACCTGCTCACCTTCGCCAAGGGCATCGGCAACGGCATGTCCGTCGGCGGCGTCGTCGGCCGCGCCGAGATCATGAACTGTCTCGACGCCAACTCCATCTCGACCTTCGGCGGTTCGCCCGTCACCATGGCCGCCGGCCTCGCCAACCTCGCGTACCTCCAGGAGCACGACCTCCAGAGCAACGCGCGCCGGGTCGGCCGTCTGCTCATCGAGCGGCTGCGCGCCGCCGCCGCGGACGTCGACTGCGTCCGCGAGGTACGCGGCCGCGGCCTCATGATCGGCATCGAGCTGACCCGGCCCGGCACCGACCGGCCGAACCCGGAGGCCGCCTCGGCCGTCCTGGAGGCGGCCCGCGAGGCCGGCCTGCTCATCGGCAAGGGCGGCGGCCACCACACCACCGCCCTGCGCATCGCCCCGCCGCTCTCCCTCACCGCCGCCGAGGCCGAGGAGGGCGCGGCGATCCTGCAACAGGCCCTGCGCGCCGCCCGGAACAAGGGAGCCTGA
- a CDS encoding nitrilase-related carbon-nitrogen hydrolase: MSHVVRAALVQATWTGDTESMIAKHEEHAREAARQGAKVIGFQEVFNAPYFCQVQEPEHYRWAEPVPDGPTVTRMQSLARETGMVIVVPVFEIEGAGFYYNTAAVIDADGTYLGKYRKHHIPQVKGFWEKYYFRPGNAGWPVFDTAVGKVGVYICYDRHFPEGWRQLGLGGAQLVYNPSATSRGLSAYLWQLEQPAAAVANEYFVAAINRVGQEEYGDNDFYGTSYFVDPRGQFVGETASDKAEELLVRDLDFDLIDEVRQQWAFYRDRRPDAYDGLVQP; this comes from the coding sequence ATGTCCCACGTCGTACGCGCCGCGCTCGTCCAGGCGACCTGGACCGGCGACACCGAATCCATGATCGCCAAGCACGAGGAACACGCCCGCGAGGCCGCCCGCCAAGGGGCGAAGGTGATCGGATTCCAGGAGGTGTTCAACGCCCCGTACTTCTGCCAGGTCCAGGAGCCCGAGCACTACCGGTGGGCCGAGCCCGTCCCCGACGGCCCGACCGTGACCCGGATGCAGTCGCTCGCCCGCGAGACCGGCATGGTGATCGTCGTCCCCGTCTTCGAGATCGAGGGCGCCGGCTTCTACTACAACACCGCCGCCGTGATCGACGCCGACGGCACCTACCTCGGCAAGTACCGCAAGCACCACATCCCGCAGGTCAAGGGCTTCTGGGAGAAGTACTACTTCCGCCCGGGCAACGCCGGCTGGCCGGTCTTCGACACCGCCGTCGGCAAGGTCGGCGTGTACATCTGCTACGACCGCCACTTCCCCGAGGGGTGGCGTCAACTCGGCCTAGGCGGAGCCCAGTTGGTGTACAACCCGTCTGCCACCTCGCGCGGCCTGTCCGCCTATCTCTGGCAGCTGGAGCAGCCCGCCGCCGCCGTCGCCAACGAGTACTTCGTCGCCGCGATCAACCGCGTCGGCCAGGAGGAGTACGGCGACAACGACTTCTACGGCACCAGCTACTTCGTCGACCCCCGCGGGCAGTTCGTCGGCGAGACCGCCTCCGACAAGGCGGAGGAACTCCTCGTCCGGGACCTCGACTTCGACCTCATCGACGAGGTCCGGCAGCAGTGGGCGTTCTACCGCGACCGCCGTCCCGACGCCTACGACGGTCTGGTGCAGCCGTGA
- a CDS encoding UL36 very large tegument protein, which produces MAVRQLAEDVGAFAHFLREVEARLVPGEGWYGVFATRDPEGLRACFAGADILPWDVVEALLQDLGEPPGGERAVRARALHTAAAAAHDRRPGGAEALRERRILMDRERRDAEARARDLAARLRAAPSTETARLSVDLAWIHDDHARATSRVAELTARLAALPAGDAGRPEPPPRSAGFAPASAPPRDGGRSAPTPAPSPDAAGPASAPARLAPPEAGSPAPVAAPAPAAKAKRRPRGARYAWLEEADDVVAVAAVPLLPVAGAAPRGARFGGGDEAAAPAASAPSPGDAAEAARAAGNAVYALRRLREQGRSGDAHALLCEALAGPPRWLPALAAELHRAGLAADWATLLWEAASLPPPRLAAVAGALADAGRDADCDQLLRQGVARPVAELADAALALDAEGHRREARALLAAVVRVRPPEDGARLAESDPHRLVPQLLDAARALAPARERDLLHALRVAGIVTG; this is translated from the coding sequence ATGGCGGTGCGTCAACTCGCGGAGGACGTCGGTGCGTTCGCGCACTTCCTGAGGGAGGTCGAGGCCCGCCTGGTGCCCGGCGAGGGCTGGTACGGGGTCTTCGCCACGCGCGACCCCGAGGGGCTGCGGGCCTGCTTCGCGGGCGCGGACATCCTGCCGTGGGACGTCGTCGAGGCGCTGCTCCAGGACCTGGGGGAACCGCCGGGCGGGGAGCGGGCGGTCCGTGCCCGCGCCCTGCACACGGCGGCGGCCGCCGCGCACGACCGGCGGCCCGGCGGTGCGGAGGCGCTGCGCGAGCGCCGGATTCTGATGGACCGCGAACGCCGCGACGCCGAGGCCCGGGCCCGTGACCTCGCCGCCCGGCTCCGCGCCGCCCCGTCCACCGAGACCGCCCGTCTCTCCGTCGACCTCGCCTGGATCCACGACGACCACGCCCGCGCGACGTCCCGCGTGGCGGAACTGACGGCCCGCCTGGCGGCCCTGCCGGCCGGGGATGCGGGGCGGCCCGAGCCGCCTCCCCGCAGCGCCGGGTTCGCTCCCGCGTCCGCGCCGCCGCGCGACGGCGGGAGATCCGCGCCCACGCCGGCCCCGTCGCCGGACGCCGCCGGGCCGGCGTCCGCGCCTGCGCGCCTCGCCCCGCCGGAGGCGGGCTCCCCCGCGCCCGTGGCCGCCCCCGCGCCCGCCGCCAAGGCGAAGCGGCGACCGCGCGGGGCTCGGTACGCATGGCTGGAGGAGGCGGACGACGTCGTGGCCGTCGCCGCCGTGCCCCTGCTGCCCGTGGCCGGGGCGGCGCCCCGGGGTGCTCGGTTCGGGGGCGGTGACGAAGCCGCCGCGCCGGCCGCGTCCGCACCCTCGCCGGGGGACGCGGCCGAGGCCGCGCGGGCCGCCGGGAACGCGGTGTACGCGTTGCGGCGGCTGCGGGAGCAGGGGCGCAGCGGCGACGCGCACGCGCTGCTGTGCGAGGCGCTCGCCGGGCCGCCCCGGTGGCTGCCCGCGCTGGCGGCGGAGCTGCACCGCGCCGGGCTCGCCGCCGACTGGGCCACTCTGCTGTGGGAGGCCGCGTCGCTGCCGCCGCCGCGGCTCGCCGCCGTCGCCGGCGCGCTCGCGGACGCGGGCCGCGACGCGGACTGCGACCAGCTCCTGCGCCAGGGCGTCGCCCGCCCCGTCGCCGAGCTGGCCGACGCGGCGCTCGCCCTCGACGCCGAGGGCCACCGCCGCGAGGCGCGCGCCCTGCTCGCCGCCGTCGTCAGGGTCCGCCCGCCCGAGGACGGCGCGCGGCTCGCCGAGTCCGACCCGCACCGCCTCGTCCCGCAACTCCTCGACGCCGCTCGCGCGCTCGCCCCCGCCCGCGAACGTGACCTCCTCCACGCCCTGCGGGTCGCCGGGATCGTCACCGGCTGA
- a CDS encoding PPOX class F420-dependent oxidoreductase — MIPEELRRARYVSLTTYRKDGTPVATPVWFVVEGDELYVWTRDDSWKVKRLRRDPRVVVAACDVRGRIADGAAHVEGTGRLLDADGLKGVRRLLGRKYTWQYWMLDWPATIARRGKRPHVGIAVRF, encoded by the coding sequence ATGATCCCCGAGGAGCTGCGGCGCGCCCGCTACGTCAGCCTGACCACGTACCGCAAGGACGGGACGCCGGTCGCCACGCCGGTGTGGTTCGTCGTCGAGGGCGACGAGTTGTACGTGTGGACGAGGGACGACTCCTGGAAGGTGAAGCGGCTCCGCCGCGATCCGCGCGTCGTGGTCGCCGCGTGCGACGTGCGGGGCCGGATCGCCGACGGCGCGGCCCACGTGGAGGGCACCGGGCGGCTGCTCGACGCGGACGGACTCAAGGGTGTGCGGCGGCTGCTCGGACGCAAGTACACCTGGCAGTACTGGATGCTCGACTGGCCGGCGACGATCGCCCGCCGCGGGAAGCGACCGCACGTGGGCATCGCCGTGAGGTTCTGA
- a CDS encoding winged helix-turn-helix transcriptional regulator: MSEPLDPAMFHDPDCEDRAQPIRVGGKWTAMVLRCLEDGQPRRFSELRVPLHRITPKVLTETLRTMERNGFLARTEYEENPPRVEYALTELGRSLIGPLDTACSWARAHGPEIVEAREAYRA, encoded by the coding sequence ATGAGCGAGCCCCTGGATCCGGCCATGTTCCATGACCCCGACTGCGAAGATCGCGCCCAGCCGATCCGCGTCGGCGGCAAGTGGACGGCGATGGTGCTCCGTTGCCTGGAGGACGGGCAGCCGCGCCGCTTCTCCGAACTGCGCGTACCACTGCACCGGATCACCCCGAAGGTGCTCACCGAGACCCTGCGCACGATGGAGCGGAACGGCTTCCTGGCCCGGACCGAGTACGAGGAGAACCCGCCCCGCGTCGAGTACGCGCTCACGGAGCTGGGCCGCTCGCTGATCGGGCCGCTCGACACCGCCTGCTCCTGGGCCCGCGCGCACGGCCCGGAGATCGTCGAGGCCAGGGAGGCGTACCGAGCATGA
- a CDS encoding NAD(P)-dependent oxidoreductase produces the protein MTANSRNLIVFGAGGRVGRAAVTEAVSRGHRVTAVVRDPAKYPELDGIDGAVLVRGDVTDAEAVARLAAGHDAALNASVRLDVPSEQYFTAAAKALIEGLGTAGVGRLVTLGIATTLETAPGVRVMDAPEFPADWRAFAQGHVAEYELLGTADDVLDWLMVCPPLDLNATAEPTGGYRTAVGTLLDGPGRIAHADLALALVDELERPRHSRAQLAVSG, from the coding sequence ATGACAGCGAACAGCAGGAACCTCATCGTTTTCGGCGCGGGCGGACGGGTCGGCCGGGCGGCCGTGACGGAGGCCGTCTCGCGCGGCCACCGGGTGACGGCGGTGGTCCGCGACCCGGCGAAGTACCCGGAGCTGGACGGGATCGACGGCGCCGTCCTCGTACGGGGCGACGTGACGGACGCCGAGGCGGTGGCGCGACTGGCCGCCGGGCACGACGCGGCGCTCAACGCGTCGGTGCGTCTCGACGTCCCTTCCGAGCAGTACTTCACCGCCGCGGCGAAGGCCCTGATCGAGGGCCTCGGCACGGCGGGCGTGGGCCGCCTGGTCACCCTGGGCATCGCCACCACGCTGGAGACCGCGCCGGGCGTACGCGTCATGGACGCGCCCGAATTCCCTGCGGACTGGCGGGCGTTCGCACAGGGCCACGTCGCCGAGTACGAGCTCCTGGGCACGGCGGACGACGTCCTGGACTGGCTCATGGTGTGCCCGCCGCTCGACCTGAACGCGACGGCGGAGCCCACCGGCGGCTACCGCACCGCTGTGGGCACGTTGCTCGACGGCCCCGGCCGGATCGCCCACGCCGACCTGGCGCTCGCCCTCGTCGACGAACTGGAGCGGCCCCGGCACAGCCGGGCACAGCTCGCCGTCTCCGGCTGA
- a CDS encoding helix-turn-helix domain-containing protein produces MVRTPLTPEERERGERLGALLRAARGDRSMAEVATAAGVSAETLRKIETGRAPTPAFFTVAALAGVLGLSMDELSVLASLQPA; encoded by the coding sequence ATGGTCCGTACACCCCTGACTCCCGAAGAGCGCGAACGCGGCGAGCGGCTCGGCGCGCTGCTCCGCGCGGCCCGCGGCGACCGCTCGATGGCCGAGGTCGCGACTGCCGCCGGCGTGTCGGCGGAGACGCTCCGCAAGATCGAGACCGGCCGGGCCCCGACCCCCGCCTTCTTCACCGTGGCGGCGCTGGCGGGGGTCCTGGGCCTGTCGATGGACGAGCTCTCGGTCCTGGCCTCGCTCCAGCCTGCCTGA